One window from the genome of Panthera leo isolate Ple1 chromosome D3, P.leo_Ple1_pat1.1, whole genome shotgun sequence encodes:
- the CD3H22orf31 gene encoding uncharacterized protein C22orf31 homolog isoform X1, giving the protein MHPIYVRRDSSIPTYRLRQSILLNTRLQDCYVDSPALTNIWTARMCAKQNIRTPAPGSTSSWEVVKNPLIASSFSLIKLVLRRQLKNKCCPGPRKFEEKPSKGLKPKDNSATKAMHRYGIRNSISSKGKRPVGQHSGSPRLRRSAGGVNKSKESSKEKKVTVRQDLEKRYAEHVAATQALPRNIGTAAWKGQALFPETRQRQQLSEDKLTIHGLSTEGYRALYHSVVEPMLWNPSGTPKRYSLELGKAIKQKLWEALYSQAASPGGAQDPVPGRRQLEVHEEPVPKKWPKLKREK; this is encoded by the exons ATG CATCCAATCTACGTGAGACGAGACTCCAGCATCCCCACCTATAGGCTCCGTCAGTCCATCCTACTGAACACCAGGCTTCAGGACTGCTATGTGGACTCACCGGCTCTCACCAACATCTGGACGGCCAGAATGTGTGCAAAGCAGAACATCAGGACCCCAGCACCAGGTAGCACCTCTTCTTGGGAAGTTGTAAAGAATCCGTTAATTGCCAGTTCTTTCTCCCTGATTAAGCTGGTGCTCAGGCGACAACTTAAGAATAAGTGTTGCCCAGGACCACGCAAGTTTGAAGAAAAGCCCTCGAAGGGATTAAAACCCAAGGACAATTCAGCAACAAAAGCCATGCATCGGTACGGGATAAGAAACTCCATCAGTTCCAAGGGCAAACGGCCAGTGGGGCAGCACTCAGGCTCACCGAGGCTCAGGAGGTCTGCAGGAGGCGTCAACAAG AGTAAAGAaagttcaaaggagaaaaaagtaacaGTCCGCCAAGATCTTGAGAAGAGATATGCCGAACATGTGGCTGCCACCCAAGCATTACCCCGGAACATTGGGACAGCGGCCTGGAAGGGCCAAGCGTTGTTTCCTGaaaccagacagagacagcagTTGTCCGAGGACAAGCTGACCATCCACGGCCTCTCCACAGAGGGTTACAGGGCTCTGTACCACTCTGTGGTTGAGCCGATGCTATGGAATCCTTCAGGGACCCCCAAGAGGTACAGCTTGGAGCTGGGCAAGGCCATCAAACAAAAGCTCTGGGAGGCTCTGTACAGCCAGGCCGCCAGTCCTGGAGGTGCTCAGGACCCAGTGCCTGGCAGGAGGCAGCTGGAGGTCCATGAGGAGCCTGTGCCCAAGAAATGGCCCAagttaaagagagagaaatag
- the ZNRF3 gene encoding E3 ubiquitin-protein ligase ZNRF3 isoform X3 — MDGFGRWNQQNLAKRAVQRGATAVIFDVSENPEAIDQLNQGSEDPLKRPVVYVKGADAIKLMNIVNKQKVARARIQHRPPRQPTEYFDMGIFLAFFVVVSLVCLILLVKIKLKQRRSQNSMNRLAVQALEKMETRKFNSKSKGRREGSCGALDTLSSSSTSDCAICLEKYIDGEELRVIPCTHRFHRKCVDPWLLQHHTCPHCRHNIIEQKGNPSTVCVETSNLARSRQQRVILPVHYPGRVHRTNAIPAYPTRTSMDSHGNPVTLLTVDRHGEQSLYSPQTPTYIRGYPPLHLDHTLAPHRCSLEHQAYSPAHPFRRPKFSGRSFSKAACFSQYETMYQHYYFQGLSYPEQEGQAPPGLSPRGPTRAFPPSGGGGGGGGLLFPTVVHMAPPSHLESGSTSSFSCYHGHRSVCSGYLADCPGSDSSSSSSSSGQCHCSSSDSVVDCTEVSNQGVYGSCSTFRSSLSSDYDPFIYRSRSPCRTGDVGGSGGSGRGPVVCLEGSPPPEELPAAHGQGAGRGEPWPGPASPSGDQLSTCSLEMNYSSNSSLEHRGPASSTSEVGLEPSPGAAPDLRRTWKGGREGLSCACCCEPQPATLEPSAGVAGGSTLFLGLPPCEACGPTGGESQPGSSQGLYGLHPDHLARTDGVKYEGLPCCFYEEKQVAHGGGGGSGCYTEDCSVSVQYTLAQEAPPSCHPGARDLSQRIPIIPEDVDCDLGLTSDCQGTRGLSPWGGTLGPDALRPHRSLGAAQEEEPVLCCQARAPLSPGCPLEGAEATRASFPGTPQDTQESSATATEAAGQRSRPADGGTGA; from the exons CAACCCACCGAGTACTTCGACATGGGGATTTTCTTGGCGTTCTTCGTCGTGGTCTCCTTGGTCTGCCTCATCCTCCTTGTCAAAATCAAGCTGAAGCAGCGGCGCAGTCAG AATTCCATGAACAGGCTGGCCGTACAGGCTCTGGAGAAGATGGAAACCAGAAAGTTCAACTCCAAGAGCAAGGGGCGCCGGGAGGGCAGCTGCGGGGCCCTGGACACGCTCAGCAGCAGCTCCACGTCCGACTGCGCCATCTGCCTGGAGAAGTACATCGACGGAGAG gagCTGCGGGTTATCCCCTGTACTCACCGCTTTCACCGGAAGTGCGTGGACCCGTGGCTGCTGCAGCACCACACCTGCCCCCACTGTCGGCATAACATCATAG AACAAAAGGGAAACCCGAGCACTGTGTGTGTGGAGACCAGCAACCTTGCGCGCAGCCGGCAGCAGAGGGTGATCCTGCCGGTGCACTACCCCGGCCGCGTGCACAGGACCAATGCCATCCCGGCCTACCCTACCAGGACAAGCATGGACTCCCACGGGAACCCCGTCACGCTGCTGACTGTGGACCGGCACGGGGAGCAGAGCCTCTATTCCCCACAGACCCCCACCTACATCCGCGGCTACCCGCCCCTGCACCTGGACCACACCCTGGCCCCTCACCGCTGCAGCCTGGAGCACCAGGCCTACTCACCAGCTCACCCCTTCCGTAGGCCCAAGTTCAGCGGCCGCAGCTTCTCCAAGGCAGCTTGCTTCTCCCAGTATGAGACCATGTACCAACACTACTACTTCCAGGGCCTCAGCTACCCAGAGCAGGAGGGCCAGGCTCCCCCGGGCCTCTCTCCCAGGGGCCCGACCCGCGCCTTCCCCCCGAGTGGCggtggcggcggtggcggcggcctGCTGTTCCCCACCGTGGTGCACATGGCCCCGCCCTCCCACCTGGAGAGCGGCAGCACGTCCAGCTTCAGCTGCTACCACGGCCACCGCTCGGTGTGCAGCGGCTACCTGGCCGACTGCCCGGGCAgcgacagcagcagcagcagcagcagctccgGCCAGTGCCACTGCTCCTCCAGCGACTCCGTGGTGGACTGCACCGAGGTCAGCAACCAGGGCGTGTACGGGAGCTGCTCGACCTTCCGCAGCTCCCTCAGCAGCGACTATGACCCCTTCATCTACCGCAGCCGGAGCCCCTGTCGCACCGGCGACGTGGGGGGTTCCGGTGGCTCAGGCCGGGGGCCTGTCGTGTGCCTTGAGGGCTCCCCGCCTCCAGAGGAGCTCCCGGCAGCCCACGGTCAAGGTGCGGGGCGGGGAGAGCCTTGGCCCGGCCCTGCCTCTCCCTCGGGGGACCAGCTGTCCACCTGTAGCCTGGAGATGAACTACAGCAGCAACTCCTCCCTGGAGCACAGGGGGCCCGCCAGCTCTACCTCAGAAGTGGGGCTCGAGCCTTCTCCCGGGGCTGCCCCGGATCTCAGGAGGACCTGGAAGGGGGGCCGCGAGGGGCTGTCGTGTGCCTGCTGCTGCGAGCCCCAGCCCGCCACgctggagcccagtgcaggagtGGCCGGGGGCAGCACGCTGTTCCTGGGTCTCCCGCCCTGTGAGGCCTGTGGCCCCACGGGTGGGGAGTCACAGCCGGGAAGCTCCCAGGGCCTGTACGGTCTTCACCCAGACCATTTGGCCAGGACAGATGGGGTGAAATATGAGGGCCTGCCCTGCTGCTTCTATGAAGAGAAGCAGGTGGCCCATGGTGGCGGAGGGGGCAGCGGCTGCTACACTGAGGACTGCTCCGTGAGCGTGCAGTACACGCTCGCCCAGGAGGCCCCGCCCAGCTGCCACCCAGGGGCCCGGGACCTGAGCCAGCGCATCCCCATCATTCCGGAGGATGTGGACTGTGACTTAGGCCTGACCTCAGACTGCCAAGGGACCCGTGGCCTCAGCCCCTGGGGTGGGACCCTGGGCCCGGATGCCCTGCGGCCCCACAGAAGCCTGGGAGCAGCCCAGGAAGAAGAGCCGGTTCTCTGCTGCCAGGCCAGGGCACCGCTCTCGCCCGGCTGCCCTCTGGAGGGTGCAGAGGCCACCAGGGCCAGCTTCCCCGGTACCCCCCAGGACACTCAGGAGTCCAGCGCCACAGCCACTGAGGCTGCAG gacAGAGATCTCGCCCAGCAGACGGTGGCACGGGAGCCTGA
- the CD3H22orf31 gene encoding uncharacterized protein C22orf31 homolog isoform X2: protein MCAKQNIRTPAPGSTSSWEVVKNPLIASSFSLIKLVLRRQLKNKCCPGPRKFEEKPSKGLKPKDNSATKAMHRYGIRNSISSKGKRPVGQHSGSPRLRRSAGGVNKSKESSKEKKVTVRQDLEKRYAEHVAATQALPRNIGTAAWKGQALFPETRQRQQLSEDKLTIHGLSTEGYRALYHSVVEPMLWNPSGTPKRYSLELGKAIKQKLWEALYSQAASPGGAQDPVPGRRQLEVHEEPVPKKWPKLKREK, encoded by the exons ATGTGTGCAAAGCAGAACATCAGGACCCCAGCACCAGGTAGCACCTCTTCTTGGGAAGTTGTAAAGAATCCGTTAATTGCCAGTTCTTTCTCCCTGATTAAGCTGGTGCTCAGGCGACAACTTAAGAATAAGTGTTGCCCAGGACCACGCAAGTTTGAAGAAAAGCCCTCGAAGGGATTAAAACCCAAGGACAATTCAGCAACAAAAGCCATGCATCGGTACGGGATAAGAAACTCCATCAGTTCCAAGGGCAAACGGCCAGTGGGGCAGCACTCAGGCTCACCGAGGCTCAGGAGGTCTGCAGGAGGCGTCAACAAG AGTAAAGAaagttcaaaggagaaaaaagtaacaGTCCGCCAAGATCTTGAGAAGAGATATGCCGAACATGTGGCTGCCACCCAAGCATTACCCCGGAACATTGGGACAGCGGCCTGGAAGGGCCAAGCGTTGTTTCCTGaaaccagacagagacagcagTTGTCCGAGGACAAGCTGACCATCCACGGCCTCTCCACAGAGGGTTACAGGGCTCTGTACCACTCTGTGGTTGAGCCGATGCTATGGAATCCTTCAGGGACCCCCAAGAGGTACAGCTTGGAGCTGGGCAAGGCCATCAAACAAAAGCTCTGGGAGGCTCTGTACAGCCAGGCCGCCAGTCCTGGAGGTGCTCAGGACCCAGTGCCTGGCAGGAGGCAGCTGGAGGTCCATGAGGAGCCTGTGCCCAAGAAATGGCCCAagttaaagagagagaaatag